In Micromonas commoda chromosome 16, complete sequence, the genomic window GCGCGAGCCGGtgatcggcgaggagggggaCCCGAATCCCTCCGGCATtcacgccgcgcacgtggcGCTTGAGAGGGACGGGTTCGTGGTTCTTCGTCCGCGCAGGGATGGCGAGCGCTACTGCTACGAGATCCCCGAGTGCCCTCAGCGAgatctcggcgacgtgcacgATGCGGCGAGAAAAGAACTAGGAGTACGTCAAAGCTGGGTACGGGGTGATGACGTTGATCGTAGGGTTCAGGCCCTCGCGGACAAGTGGCGTTCGAGACATACCAGCATCCCTTTCGAAGATATTCGCACCCCGAGCCACGACGTCGACTGGGGAACAGTCGTGAGCGAGGTTTGGGGACATTATCACGCCACCCTCATGGATGCCGCCTCCAAGGGTGTCTCGGCCGAGCAACTGACGAGGTACGACCCCGAGGAAAAGCTCGCCGCACAGTTCCCCGGCTTTCAGCCTCGTGTCGGGGGCAGGATCGACATGGACATCCCTTTTCGATCCCTTTTCGATGATTATGATGGGTCCGATAGAGGCATGGCCAGCGCTGCGCATCAGCTCAAGGAAACAGTAAGAACGTTTCTGGCGGGCGGCTACCCTGATAGCAGCGACGAAGAGAGTGATGATTACGGGGTGAACACGGTGCGGCACATCGTTGATGAAAACGGACGATTCGGCCTCGGCTGCGTCGTCTCGAGGCCCGGAGACGCCGTCCAGAACTGGCATCAGGATGGCGATTCACTCGGTGAGGACAGGGGAAAGACGTTCATCGCATTCATGACCACCTCCCGACTCGGAATGGAACGAAGAGGACGGAACAACGCCCGACGGAACCGtgaaggcggcggcttgcCGGGGCCGCTCCAGATAATCAAAGGCTCGCACAAAGTCAACGCAGAGCCCGGTCTGAAAGAGGGCGAACTCCCAGAGCGACTCAGGACGAAAGAAGTGACTGAAAAAGCAGACTCACCGGAAAACATGCACACCGGCGAAAGCTACCTCTTCGAGGCGGACGAACCCGGCACGATCTGCGTCATGAACTACAGGTGCTGGCACCGAGGCCTCGCGAACACGTCCACGCGTGTCATGCGACCGATGCTGTACATGCGCTTTGAAGTCAAATGGGGTCGCCCTCGGAACGGCTTGCCGCGCATCTACCCTCCCGAGCCCGAGAGAAAGAGGGAGACGCCGAGGTTGGATGACCCGTGCAAGAAGCGAAGGGTCACCCCGACGCAAGTTTCGTAACCGTCGACCGCATTATATTACATATAGAGATAGTAGCACGGCCGAGTAGTCGTTCGCGTGTTTGTGGCAAAACACCCTAATAAAAGAATCGGGaggggcacgccgccgcctccgctcTCCTGCGCAGCTGCTGTCAACTTTTTCCTCATTCATCGCGTCGAGACGCCTCTCGACGCGTCTCTCTCTTCACCCTTCCAAAATCACCGAAAcaccgccttcgccgctTCGCTCGCACCTAAAGTTTCCCACCCCAACTAACATTAAGGGTTTCAACGGAAAACAATCTTTTACGCGGCGAAGAGTTCCTCCACGGTCATGTccctctcggcggcgacctgctTGTAAGTGCGCATCTCCGCGAGACCCttgacgaccgcgcgggcgttGTTGAGCGGGTTGGAGCTCCCGAGCTGCTTCGCGAAGCAGTTCTTGTaccccgcgagctcgaggacggtGCGGCACGAGCCACCCGCGATTACGCCCGTACCGGGCCCCGCCGGGCGAAGCatcacgacggcgccgccggacccCTTCACGGTGACCCTGTGCGGGAACGACGCGCCCTTGGCGATGGGGACGCTCACCATCTGCttgcgggcgtcggcggccgccttggtGACCGCCACCTGGACCTCGCGAGCCTTGGCGCAGCCCACGCCGACCttgccggcgccgtcgccgacgacgacggtggcgcgaAAGGACATGTTGGAGCCACCTTTGGTAACCTTGGTCACGCGCTGCACCTGGACGACGTTCTCGGTGAgaccgtcgccctcgggcttgccgcgaccgcgaccgcgaccgcgaccgcgaccgcgagctGTTGAACGGGGGTAGGATtcggggggcggggagggtCAGCGAGTGGTCGGGTTTTTTTTGTGGGGCTTTTTTTTGTCTGTGGCTTTTTCCTGACCGAGCTGCCAGTGTGGTGCGCTCCTTATCCACACCGGGTCGACCAATGCCCTAAACCACGAAAAAGCGACCGCCGGGGatgggcgcgcggggcggcctTCGCGCGGTGCGATGCGGCCGATACGCGACCTAACGAtgcgcggacgtcgtggacgtgccatcgcgcgcatcctcggcggGTCTCGGCGgtcgcatcgcgcgtcgcggggtcgtgacgtcaccgcgtcgtcgggaaaAAAGGGCGACACGTCCCACAGCTGGCGCCGTGGAGACGAGGAAATCTGCGTCTCGCCGAAGCGTTGGTCGGGGGTActcaccgcgcgggcggggggcgtcACCCTCGTCCATGGAGgcctccggcgcggcgggggcctCGGAGGCATCATCAGcctcggcatcggcgcgaACCTGGAGGCGCTGAGCcttcgcgcgctgcgcgaagGCGCTCTttccgagcgcgcggacgccgccgaaatGCGCCTTGGCAGCGATGGGCTTGGAGGTGGCCACGTTCCCGGCGGAAGAGCCGCGGAGGGTGAGCCCGGCGAAGGCCTGGGTGATGGCGAAGGCCGCCATTGTCTCTCTGACTCTCTAGGTTGTCGCGTGGACCGTTAAACGGCGGGACGACCTGCGCTACGCACGGAGCGACGCGCCTATAGTGTGCGACCGGGGCGTGCGGGAGACTCGCTTTATCCCTCGACGTTCAGGGTTTTGCGCGTCGCGATAAAATCATACGGCAATCAGTCAGGAGCGACTCTCTGGTTACAAAACGGGCCCACGAAATTGGCAACTTTCCTGCGAGGACCGCCGATACCAGCCAGCCACCGCCCGACAGATTGGAACAGAGTTCGATACGAAGGCGAAGGTACACATTTGACGAGGCGCGGCATGTTCTCCGCCGTTAGGGGCGAGTCGATGGGCAATCGGGTCTCGCCGGGTTTGGCGCCATCCACACCTACAAGTAATGTCATGGATGTCATGGCCTGCGATGACATCAGACAGTTCTTCTCCACGGACTTGTCAGGGAAGGCGCCGCTCGGATTCGCAGCGTTCTTCTTCGATGTTTTTTTGCTCCCTCCCGAACGAAGGCCCCAACGGTTTTGGGTCTGCGCCGAGGTCAGCATCGTCAGTGGCGGACTATTgctcttcttcgcctcgacgTTGGTGGATAATCAAGTCACCGACAATCTCGGCATCGCAGCCACGAGCATCGCATCTCTGGCTGTGCTGATGTTGGTCGTGTCGATAATCTTTTCAACAGTGAGCGTGATTGCAGTCTCGACTCCGGACCTGACCTCAGTGTATGCCGGATGTAAGATAATCGGGTGGGCATTCTTATTCATCAATAACGGGACGATATTGAGTTTCGTTGCGTTCGTGTTGAGCGGACTGGTCAAGGCGAAcggggcgctcgtcgggtGGATCGTTTGTGGCATGGGTGTCGCACTATTCGCCACGATGAACATTTTCTTTGGACTCACGCATATGGCGCTCCTTCCGCTGCCTCATATACACCAGCAGGGATGGTATCTCCAGGCGTTCGCGTGTAATATCGCTCTCAGCAACTACGTCATGGGTAGGAAGAGCCTgcgggagggcgcggacatTCAGCTCACCAAGATGCTCGCGGGACCCATACCCGAGGACCTTCGTGTGGTcctcgacggagacggagacgCAAAGGTGGTGTGACGCCGGTACCTTCGTAACTTAGAAATCTAGAAATACATTCCCCGTTCTCCTtccgcgcctcgtccgcgcgtcaCTTTCCTCCATTCCCACCCGCATTCCCCGCATCCTTCGCGGCTCTcagcgccgtcgacgacacGTCCATCCTCCAATCACCGAGATCCTCGAACATGCCGACAAACTCGCTcgggacgtcgacgtcccTCAGCGTCAGGAACCTCCCTGacgccccgtcccccgcgttcCCCGCGTCCTGCTCCACccggccggcgacgatgaacgtgcatcccgtcgcgcgcatcgtcCGCAGCGCCGCTCGCATctccccctcgccgccgtagTACCTCGGGTTCAACAGCCGCACGGCGGTGTCGTGCCCCAGGACGAAGGTGGCGCCGGGCATGAGCGCCGCCTTCTGGCTGTacagcggcgcgcgcgtcaacCACAGCCGAGCATGGGAGGATGACTCGCCTTGTTGTTGATCCGCATCCACGCCCGACCCTCCCGAATCGACTCCTTCCCCCGCGAActgctcgacgcgccgcctcACCTCCGCCGTCGGCAGCGTCCCCTTGTCCGCGTTCgtcaccgcgagctcgtACACCGGGACggagccgcgcgggcgcatcGCGATCGCGCGTTCGAGCATCGATCGGTGCCCGTCGT contains:
- a CDS encoding predicted protein yields the protein MAAFAITQAFAGLTLRGSSAGNVATSKPIAAKAHFGGVRALGKSAFAQRAKAQRLQVRADAEADDASEAPAAPEASMDEGDAPRPRARGRGRGRGRGRGKPEGDGLTENVVQVQRVTKVTKGGSNMSFRATVVVGDGAGKVGVGCAKAREVQVAVTKAAADARKQMVSVPIAKGASFPHRVTVKGSGGAVVMLRPAGPGTGVIAGGSCRTVLELAGYKNCFAKQLGSSNPLNNARAVVKGLAEMRTYKQVAAERDMTVEELFAA
- a CDS encoding predicted protein yields the protein MDVMACDDIRQFFSTDLSGKAPLGFAAFFFDVFLLPPERRPQRFWVCAEVSIVSGGLLLFFASTLVDNQVTDNLGIAATSIASLAVLMLVVSIIFSTVSVIAVSTPDLTSVYAGCKIIGWAFLFINNGTILSFVAFVLSGLVKANGALVGWIVCGMGVALFATMNIFFGLTHMALLPLPHIHQQGWYLQAFACNIALSNYVMGRKSLREGADIQLTKMLAGPIPEDLRVVLDGDGDAKVV
- a CDS encoding predicted protein, with protein sequence MDAASKGVSAEQLTRYDPEEKLAAQFPGFQPRVGGRIDMDIPFRSLFDDYDGSDRGMASAAHQLKETVRTFLAGGYPDSSDEESDDYGVNTVRHIVDENGRFGLGCVVSRPGDAVQNWHQDGDSLGEDRGKTFIAFMTTSRLGMERRGRNNARRNREGGGLPGPLQIIKGSHKVNAEPGLKEGELPERLRTKEVTEKADSPENMHTGESYLFEADEPGTICVMNYRCWHRGLANTSTRVMRPMLYMRFEVKWGRPRNGLPRIYPPEPERKRETPRLDDPCKKRRVTPTQVS